The following are encoded in a window of Arthrobacter antioxidans genomic DNA:
- a CDS encoding alpha-N-arabinofuranosidase, whose amino-acid sequence MQNARLTLDPHFAVGPINRNIFGGFVEHLGRHVYDGIHEPGHATADDEGFRQDVIDLVREMGVSTIRYPGGNFVSGFRWEDSVGPREERPTRLDLAWHSTETNQVGLHEFASWLRKIDSELMLAVNLGTRGTLEALELLEYSNLPKGTALADQRMANGRPDPFAVRIWCLGNEMDGPWQLGHRSAEDYGKLASRTAKAMRQLDPSIELVVCGSSSAHMPTFGEWERVVLSHTYDDVDYISCHAYYEEKGGDLGSFLASAVDMDRFIESVVATADHVKAVRGSTRTINISFDEWNVWYISRFETVDRIQGLDNWPVAPRLLEDCYSVADAVVFGNLMISLLKHADRVTSASLAQLVNVIAPIMTEPGGPAWRQTTFFPFSITSRLARGAVLELTLDAGTYTTGEYGVVPLVDAVATHDDATGATAVFLVNRSQTEETTVTIDVAALPGITGVTAESLYDTDVYARNTLEEPDRVTMRPNTSAKLDGGAVTITLPPVSWTAVALA is encoded by the coding sequence ATGCAGAACGCACGCCTCACACTGGACCCCCACTTCGCGGTCGGGCCCATCAACCGCAACATCTTCGGCGGCTTCGTCGAGCACCTCGGCCGCCACGTCTACGACGGCATCCACGAGCCCGGCCATGCCACGGCCGACGACGAGGGCTTCCGCCAGGACGTCATCGACCTGGTCCGCGAGATGGGCGTCTCGACCATCCGCTACCCCGGGGGGAACTTCGTCTCGGGTTTCCGGTGGGAGGACAGCGTGGGGCCGCGTGAGGAGCGTCCCACCCGGCTGGACCTGGCCTGGCACTCCACCGAGACCAACCAGGTGGGCCTGCACGAATTCGCATCCTGGCTACGGAAAATCGACAGCGAGCTCATGCTCGCCGTGAACCTCGGCACCCGCGGCACCCTCGAGGCACTGGAACTCCTCGAGTACTCGAACCTGCCCAAGGGCACCGCCCTCGCCGACCAGCGCATGGCCAACGGCCGGCCCGATCCGTTCGCCGTCAGGATCTGGTGCCTCGGCAACGAGATGGACGGCCCGTGGCAGCTCGGCCACCGCTCGGCCGAGGACTACGGCAAGCTGGCGTCCCGCACCGCCAAGGCGATGCGGCAGCTCGACCCGTCGATCGAACTCGTGGTCTGCGGCTCCTCCAGCGCGCACATGCCCACGTTCGGCGAGTGGGAGCGCGTGGTCCTCTCGCATACGTACGACGACGTCGACTACATCTCCTGCCACGCCTACTACGAGGAGAAGGGCGGCGACCTCGGCTCCTTCCTGGCGTCCGCCGTCGACATGGACCGCTTCATCGAGTCCGTCGTCGCGACTGCCGACCACGTCAAGGCCGTCCGCGGCAGTACGAGGACCATCAACATCTCCTTCGACGAGTGGAACGTCTGGTACATCAGCCGCTTCGAGACCGTCGACAGGATCCAGGGACTCGACAACTGGCCCGTCGCCCCGCGCCTGCTGGAGGACTGCTACTCGGTGGCGGACGCCGTCGTGTTCGGCAACCTCATGATCTCGCTGCTGAAGCACGCCGACCGCGTCACCTCGGCGTCGCTGGCGCAGCTCGTCAACGTGATCGCACCGATCATGACCGAACCCGGCGGCCCCGCGTGGCGCCAGACGACCTTCTTCCCGTTCTCCATCACCTCGAGGCTCGCGCGGGGCGCTGTCCTCGAGCTCACGCTCGACGCCGGCACGTACACGACCGGCGAGTACGGCGTCGTCCCGCTCGTGGACGCCGTGGCGACGCACGACGACGCGACGGGTGCCACCGCCGTGTTCCTCGTCAACCGGTCGCAGACGGAGGAGACGACGGTGACCATCGACGTGGCGGCGCTTCCCGGGATCACCGGGGTCACCGCGGAGTCGCTGTACGATACGGACGTATATGCCAGGAACACCCTCGAGGAGCCCGACCGCGTGACCATGAGACCGAACACCTCCGCCAAGCTCGACGGCGGCGCCGTCACCATCACGCTTCCTCCCGTGTCTTGGACGGCTGTAGCCCTCGCATGA
- a CDS encoding LacI family DNA-binding transcriptional regulator codes for MAATLKDVALAAGVSIKTVSNVINDYEHIRADTKQRVMDAIAELGYSPNLSARSLRSGRTGVIGLAVPELSLSYFAELAGSIIRAAERRGLKVLVEQTGGDRSRELEILSGPRLQMTDGLLFSPLGMSNEDAEHLNVDFPLVLLGERIFGGPTDHVTMSNVDSARAATEHLISRGRRRIAVVGGHEGEVIGSAGLRLRGYRQALDAAGIPFDPDLVAYTTLWHRANGATSMRELLASGVEFDAVFGMNDTLALGAMRVLQEAGWRIPEDVAVIGFDDLDEGRYSLPTLSTIDPGRNEIADTAVRVLQERIAGRGGEVPPREFEARFQVIERESSALSR; via the coding sequence ATGGCGGCCACACTGAAGGACGTCGCGCTCGCAGCCGGCGTCTCGATCAAGACCGTCTCCAACGTCATCAACGACTACGAGCACATCCGTGCCGACACCAAGCAGCGCGTCATGGACGCCATCGCCGAGCTCGGCTACAGCCCCAACCTCTCCGCGCGGAGCCTGCGCTCGGGCCGCACCGGGGTGATCGGGCTCGCCGTCCCCGAACTCTCGCTGAGCTACTTCGCGGAACTGGCCGGCTCGATCATCAGGGCGGCGGAGCGGCGGGGGCTGAAGGTGCTCGTCGAGCAGACCGGCGGCGACCGCTCCCGCGAGCTCGAGATCCTGTCCGGTCCGCGGCTGCAGATGACGGACGGGCTGCTGTTCAGCCCGCTCGGCATGTCCAACGAGGACGCCGAGCACCTGAACGTCGACTTCCCCCTCGTGCTGCTCGGCGAGCGGATCTTCGGCGGGCCCACCGACCACGTGACCATGAGCAACGTCGACTCCGCCCGCGCCGCGACCGAGCACCTGATCTCGCGGGGCCGGCGCCGTATCGCCGTCGTCGGCGGCCACGAGGGCGAGGTGATCGGATCGGCCGGGCTGCGCCTGCGCGGCTACCGGCAGGCTCTCGACGCGGCAGGCATCCCGTTCGATCCTGACCTCGTCGCCTATACGACGCTCTGGCACCGGGCCAACGGGGCCACCTCCATGCGCGAGCTGCTCGCCTCCGGCGTCGAGTTCGATGCGGTCTTCGGCATGAACGACACCCTGGCGCTCGGCGCCATGCGCGTGCTGCAGGAGGCGGGGTGGAGGATCCCCGAGGATGTCGCCGTGATCGGCTTCGACGATCTCGACGAAGGCAGGTACTCGCTGCCGACGCTGTCCACGATCGACCCGGGCAGGAACGAGATCGCGGACACCGCGGTGCGGGTACTGCAGGAGCGCATCGCGGGGCGCGGCGGCGAGGTCCCGCCGCGCGAGTTCGAGGCGCGATTCCAGGTCATCGAGCGGGAGTCCTCCGCGCTGTCCCGGTGA